The following proteins are encoded in a genomic region of Salminus brasiliensis chromosome 17, fSalBra1.hap2, whole genome shotgun sequence:
- the rrp36 gene encoding ribosomal RNA processing protein 36 homolog: MDKQVFLKTHSSSVDLSELSTVPFEDIIRLQNKVGTKAYNTIAYGTTKNKQSAEPVKRLSKHRPDEISAKKPVPFLRKVVPVTKTASRDPRFDDLSGEFRPDVFKQTYKFVSEIRQQETQMVKKKLKKVKSDAKREELKSLLKRMENQERARQRLEQQREKELEFKRKQRELAVQGHQPFYLKKSDKKKLELAEKYSELKKSGKLENFLSKKRKRNAIKDRRKLPY, translated from the exons ATGGATAAGCAGGTTTTTTTGAAGACACACAGCAGCTCAGTTGACCTATCAG AACTTTCAACAGTACCTTTTGAGGACATTATAAGGCTACAAAACAAAGTGGGGACCAAGGCGTATAATACAATTGCTTATGGGACTACGAAGAACAAACAGAGTGCAGAACCTGTGAAACGATTGAGCAAACACAG accTGATGAGATTTCTGCTAAGAAGCCAGTTCCATTTCTCAGAAAAGTTGTGCCTGTTACAAAAACA GCCTCAAGAGATCCTCGATTTGATGACTTGTCTGGTGAGTTCAGGCCAGATGTTTTCAAACAGACGTACAAATTCGTCAGTGAAATCAGACAACAAGAAACACAG ATGGTAAAGAAAAAGCTGAAGAAAGTTAAATCAGATGCTAAAAGAGAGGAATTAAAATCTTTGCTTAAGAGAATG GAGAATCAAGAACGTGCCCGTCAAAGACTCGAGCAACAGCGGGAGAAAGAGCTTGAGTTTAAAAGGAAGCAGAGAGAGTTGGCCGTACAGGGGCACCAACCTTTCTACCTCAAAAAAT ctGATAAAAAGAAGTTAGAGCTGGCTGAGAAGTACAGTGAACTGAAAAAGAGTGGAAAGCTGGAGAATTTCTTGAGCAAGAAACGGAAACGCAATGCCATTAAGGATCGCAGGAAACTGCCCTATTAG